A region of Flocculibacter collagenilyticus DNA encodes the following proteins:
- a CDS encoding S1 family peptidase, protein MNIKKTVIYLFLSFFLIIACGFSAFTKAHSPLVDTVKHVKPAVVGIGIYDALAAPKTQLQGTGFAIHDGYHIVTNYHVIAKPLDELRVQNRVVFVGEGQHPKVVKAKVVARDPTHDLAILKIDQYVAPLKLANATRVPDGADIAFTGFPIGAVLGLYPATHRGIIAAYTPIATPSVNADKLSVEMIKRLKAPFSIYQLDATAYPGNSGSPIYLQDNAEVIGVINKVFIKETKENVLSAPSGITYAIPVKHVHELMKQVIKN, encoded by the coding sequence ATGAATATAAAAAAAACCGTCATTTACCTATTTTTATCCTTTTTTCTTATTATCGCTTGTGGTTTTAGCGCTTTTACTAAGGCACATTCACCCCTTGTTGACACAGTAAAACACGTTAAACCTGCTGTAGTTGGGATCGGTATTTATGATGCGTTAGCCGCCCCGAAAACCCAACTGCAAGGGACCGGATTTGCTATTCATGATGGCTATCATATTGTGACTAATTATCATGTAATCGCAAAGCCATTAGATGAATTGCGGGTACAAAATAGAGTAGTGTTTGTTGGCGAAGGGCAACACCCCAAAGTAGTTAAAGCAAAAGTGGTAGCGCGCGACCCAACTCACGATCTGGCCATTTTAAAAATTGATCAATACGTTGCCCCTCTTAAATTGGCCAACGCAACACGAGTACCTGACGGTGCTGATATTGCTTTTACAGGCTTTCCAATTGGTGCAGTGTTGGGGTTATATCCTGCCACACATAGAGGCATTATTGCCGCGTATACGCCGATTGCTACCCCCTCTGTGAATGCCGACAAATTGAGTGTTGAAATGATTAAGCGGCTGAAAGCACCTTTTTCAATTTACCAGCTTGATGCTACCGCTTACCCAGGCAATAGCGGCAGCCCTATTTATTTGCAAGATAACGCTGAAGTCATTGGTGTGATCAATAAAGTATTCATTAAAGAAACGAAAGAAAATGTGTTGTCAGCGCCAAGCGGCATTACCTACGCAATACCCGTTAAACATGTTCACGAGTTAATGAAGCAAGTGATTAAAAACTAG
- a CDS encoding nucleotidyltransferase domain-containing protein, which translates to MNNEALLIAVLANPAIVKHAEAESFDEVTWSLLLSAARQQKMLATLYYLLDDYQLLDEIPEKARIHLASSALYCNKLHQSLAYELQQISSALKTVGYSATLLKGGAYVLANKKAGRGRFFSDIDLLLPKEQLETAKNVLFLKGWIQQSVDQYDDHYYREWTHELPPLVHLERASVVDLHHAIFPVVSHHAFSVVPLMRNTVKPDDEYEVDVLAPEGMFIHSAVHLFMQEDFDKLVRDSFDMHRLIAEHGHEETFWTRLQGLAIELKVQTAVADALHCCKQWYNSPIQQHVFQALNKENLLTKLRRRCLHHLLFSSNKIHLTFAHYYLYLRGHLLKMPLHILLPHLCWKTIKQLKQSIKQVTAHGR; encoded by the coding sequence ATGAATAATGAAGCGCTATTAATAGCGGTATTAGCGAATCCGGCTATTGTTAAGCATGCTGAAGCTGAATCATTTGATGAAGTAACTTGGTCATTGTTGCTAAGTGCTGCACGCCAGCAGAAAATGTTGGCGACATTATATTATTTGCTAGACGATTATCAGTTGCTAGACGAAATACCGGAAAAAGCGCGCATTCATTTAGCATCGTCTGCCTTGTATTGTAATAAATTGCATCAAAGCTTGGCGTATGAATTACAGCAAATTAGCTCAGCGCTAAAAACAGTAGGCTATTCAGCAACATTATTGAAAGGCGGTGCATATGTTTTGGCTAATAAGAAGGCAGGGCGTGGTCGCTTTTTTTCTGATATTGATTTGTTATTACCAAAAGAACAGCTTGAAACGGCAAAAAACGTTTTATTTTTAAAAGGATGGATACAGCAATCTGTGGACCAATACGACGATCACTATTATCGTGAGTGGACCCATGAGCTACCGCCGCTAGTACATTTAGAGCGAGCCTCTGTGGTTGATCTGCATCATGCTATTTTTCCTGTTGTGTCTCACCATGCATTTTCAGTTGTCCCACTGATGCGAAATACGGTTAAGCCTGACGATGAATATGAAGTGGATGTGTTAGCCCCTGAAGGAATGTTTATACATAGCGCAGTGCATTTATTTATGCAGGAAGATTTTGACAAACTGGTGCGCGACAGTTTTGATATGCACCGTTTAATAGCTGAACATGGACATGAGGAAACATTTTGGACGCGCTTACAAGGGTTAGCGATTGAATTGAAGGTGCAAACGGCGGTTGCTGATGCATTACATTGCTGTAAGCAATGGTATAACTCGCCCATTCAGCAACACGTTTTTCAAGCGTTAAATAAAGAAAACTTACTTACTAAACTGCGAAGACGCTGTTTGCATCACTTACTGTTTTCTTCAAATAAAATACACTTAACATTTGCGCATTATTACTTATATTTACGTGGCCACTTATTAAAAATGCCACTACATATTTTGCTTCCGCATTTGTGTTGGAAAACCATTAAGCAATTAAAACAAAGTATTAAGCAGGTTACCGCACACGGTCGATAG
- a CDS encoding HprK-related kinase A yields the protein MIINSGPFVFSFSSPHRVPYLAKLYKQCLIEKSDDYKGIIDFYVDVQPVSGIRHWLRPQVKFQLDKFEPFKPMPASHVGPILEWGMNWCVSSHIHECLNIHAAVVEKNGKAIILPGDPGSGKSTLTALLVHNGWRLLSDEMTLYSLTEHQVIPAVRPISLKNQSIELIRKLYPTTYLSPASLDTIKGTVAHMAIPDDAIAGMYQPATPVAIVYPKYKQGVDTQVCEVGEGQTFMHIIRNAFNYDVLGEVGFARAAALTKSTQGYYCEYSQFTDIAEFFDELVCDE from the coding sequence GTGATCATTAATTCTGGGCCTTTTGTTTTTTCATTTTCGAGTCCTCACCGAGTACCTTATTTAGCAAAGCTTTATAAGCAGTGCCTAATTGAAAAGAGTGATGACTATAAAGGCATTATCGATTTTTATGTTGATGTGCAACCCGTGTCAGGTATTCGTCACTGGCTTCGCCCGCAAGTAAAATTTCAGTTAGATAAGTTTGAACCTTTTAAGCCCATGCCCGCATCGCATGTGGGACCCATTTTAGAATGGGGTATGAATTGGTGTGTCAGTTCGCATATCCATGAATGTTTAAATATTCACGCTGCGGTAGTGGAAAAAAATGGAAAGGCGATCATTTTGCCCGGTGATCCGGGCTCAGGCAAAAGCACGCTTACTGCATTACTTGTTCATAATGGCTGGCGTTTACTGTCAGACGAAATGACGCTTTACTCGTTAACTGAGCATCAAGTTATTCCTGCAGTGCGTCCAATTAGTTTAAAAAATCAATCCATCGAGCTTATTCGTAAACTTTATCCAACTACGTATTTATCACCTGCATCGCTTGATACTATTAAAGGTACTGTTGCGCACATGGCTATTCCAGACGACGCTATAGCGGGTATGTATCAACCTGCAACACCTGTCGCTATTGTTTACCCAAAATATAAGCAAGGTGTCGATACACAGGTTTGTGAAGTTGGAGAAGGGCAAACCTTTATGCATATTATTAGAAATGCCTTTAATTACGATGTGTTGGGCGAAGTGGGTTTTGCCCGTGCTGCTGCGCTAACAAAAAGCACTCAAGGTTATTATTGTGAATATAGCCAATTTACTGATATTGCTGAATTTTTCGACGAGCTAGTGTGTGATGAATAA